The following are from one region of the Arachis duranensis cultivar V14167 chromosome 10, aradu.V14167.gnm2.J7QH, whole genome shotgun sequence genome:
- the LOC107469784 gene encoding uncharacterized protein LOC107469784, with protein MPTSRAVNSAFEVATVTLISTLIFLSVVSLFLIFHLQFKSKSLKHLKNFNSLWAVRFLLVFLISLWSLSELLRLPLIRHLHLRLFSFLSDQNDQVSNQVGLCKLHIILSLGFFQPAFLVTLLFLFNASIVTTAKNHFGTVLSVFLTCLPVSALHGILMFSTSWQRALPPTFRQAHVVVTDAFGEDTVLCTYPLLSSAVFAVFAIAYSACFLLSCWNVLSLVINKGLRLRIYGLSTALLFALPIQVVALGFTAVWTPESQLYGVFSLVVFLGAFVCAVTGEGFMVIKPISDALDAGASFYSRSGPRDGDAGEKEMKVAGGEDLV; from the coding sequence ATGCCAACATCAAGAGCGGTGAATTCTGCATTCGAAGTAGCCACGGTGACGCTCATATCGACGCTGATATTTCTATCGGTGGTGTCGCTGTTTCTGATATTCCACCTTCAATTCAAGTCAAAATCCCTAAAGCATCTCAAGAACTTCAACTCCCTTTGGGCGGTTAGATTCCTCCTCGTCTTCCTCATCTCCCTCTGGTCCCTCTCCGAGCTCCTCCGCCTCCCTCTCATCCGCCACCTCCACCTCCGCCTCTTCTCCTTCCTCTCCGACCAAAACGACCAAGTCTCCAACCAGGTCGGCCTCTGCAAGCTCCACATCATCCTCTCCTTAGGCTTCTTCCAGCCAGCATTCCTCGTCAcgctcctcttcctcttcaacgcCTCCATTGTCACCACCGCCAAGAACCACTTCGGCACTGTCCTCTCCGTTTTCCTCACCTGCCTTCCCGTCTCAGCGCTTCATGGCATTCTCATGTTCTCCACCTCCTGGCAGCGTGCCCTGCCGCCGACCTTCCGGCAGGCTCACGTGGTGGTTACCGACGCTTTCGGCGAGGACACCGTTCTCTGCACTTATCCGTTGCTGAGCAGTGCCGTATTCGCGGTGTTCGCGATTGCATATTCGGCGTGCTTCTTGTTATCTTGCTGGAACGTTTTGTCGCTGGTGATCAACAAGGGGCTCAGGTTGAGGATCTACGGTCTGTCCACCGCGCTGCTCTTCGCGCTTCCTATTCAGGTGGTGGCGCTAGGGTTCACCGCGGTGTGGACGCCGGAGTCACAGCTCTACGGCGTCTTTTCTCTCGTTGTGTTCCTTGGCGCCTTTGTTTGCGCGGTTACAGGGGAGGGCTTTATGGTAATTAAGCCGATTTCGGACGCACTGGACGCCGGCGCCAGCTTCTACAGCCGGTCGGGTCCCCGTGATGGTGACGCCGGAGAGAAGGAGATGAAGGTCGCCGGAGGGGAAGACTTGGTCTAG